In Aspergillus oryzae RIB40 DNA, chromosome 6, one genomic interval encodes:
- a CDS encoding class I SAM-dependent methyltransferase (predicted protein) translates to MRFLAFNFRRMPFYHQVVDRLRADPSATFLDAGCCFGQEIRYLVDQGIPGKQLYGCDLEQIFIDLGYKLFRDKDRLEATFVTGDLTADDPAFAGSPLSQTLSGNIDIIFASSLLHLWDYDTQVRAAIRLVQLCRDKPGVMITGRQLGSRLGGHYPIHGVEDNALHYRHNVESLKGFWRDVEIATQTRWKLEATFFVDDAVEQTRKVVPDYDSNATMICWCVTRE, encoded by the coding sequence TTCTACCACCAAGTTGTGGACCGTCTCCGAGCAGATCCATCCGCTACCTTCCTCGACGCCGGCTGCTGTTTCGGACAGGAAATCCGTTACCTAGTAGACCAAGGCATACCCGGAAAGCAGCTCTACGGATGTGACCTCGAGCAGATATTCATTGACCTCGGATACAAGCTCTTCCGAGACAAAGACCGTCTCGAAGCCACCTTTGTGACAGGTGATCTCACCGCAGACGATCCCGCGTTCGCAGGGAGCCCGTTATCACAGACCTTGTCGGGAAATATCGATATTATCTTTGCAAGCTCTTTGCTCCATTTATGGGACTACGACACGCAGGTTCGGGCTGCGATACGTCTGGTTCAGTTGTGTCGGGACAAACCAGGTGTCATGATCACTGGACGCCAGCTTGGGAGCCGGTTGGGTGGTCATTATCCCATACATGGTGTGGAAGACAATGCCTTGCATTATCGGCATAATGTTGAGTCGCTGAAAGGGTTTTGGCGTGATGTTGAAATCGCTACGCAGACGAGGTGGAAGCTTGAGGCGACCTTCTTTGTTGACGATGCGGTGGAGCAGACGAGAAAAGTGGTTCCGGATTATGATAGTAATGCGACGATGATATGCTGGTGTGTGACTAGGGAgtga